In Salarias fasciatus chromosome 4, fSalaFa1.1, whole genome shotgun sequence, the DNA window GGCAATGCAACAGCAGAGCCTGCACAGAGGCCATCACCACCCAACTCAAGCCAGCCACATCCTCGCTTACAGCGCGAGAAACCGAGGAGCTTTGGAGCTGCCGCCGTCACAGGGTAACAttcacagcggcagcagcaacAACCCGTACAGGAAGGACGCCATggattattatttttcaatGGGAGGAAAGGACAGGCACAGAAGGGGAGGAATGGCGTATGGAGGAGGCTTCGGCTACCCAAACCTTGATGGACATATACCTCACCAGTACCGGCACCCTGGATCGAGCACTACACCGTCATCAGGCCTGATGTCACCCTATCCAGTGGACTATGCCTCCAGCGGTGGTTctggtggaggtgctggagcGTTCTCCCCTTCCCACCAGTATAATATCAGTCAGAGCCCTGCAATGCAGTCAGTCCCTGGTTCTCAAATGCAGCACCGCCAGCATGGCCAGACCTTCCCAGCTGTGCACCATGCACAGCAGCATAGGAGCTACCCGCACTCCGGGCACAGAATGACCCCTCAGTACGCACACTACTCACCGCAGGGCGCGGCTTCCACGGGGTCATCAGGAATGTACAGCCCCCCTCCACAGAGATATCTGGATGGAGCCGCTAGTGCCGGGTTTGATCCCAAAGTCAACAGTTCTCCCAGCGTAAACTCCAGTTCAAACTCAATCTCCAGTTCAGTTACTGCTAACAATGTAGGGCCAATGGAGAATGTTCCACAGAGTTACCATGCTTCAAATTATCCTGGTTACTCTCCACAGACGCATTCGCTCCACAAGCAGGCCACATTACAGCACCGCAACTCACAGCACAATTTAGGGGTAGGTTATGACAACTCTCTCAAGATGCAACACCAGGGTCCGTCTCCAGGCTCTGTGTATGCTAAACATCATCAAGCTTCTAATTCGAGTTTACCTCAGCCAGCATCACAAGAAATTGCTAAATCCCCAATGCACCCTAATGCGCAGCAAACTCAAATTAACCAAAACTTTAGCCCGATTTCCAATCCCAGTCCAGCCGCTTCTGCAGTGCATTCCCCTAGCTGTAGCTCTTCTCCTTCGCCTTTGATGGGTGTCTCAGAGGCACATGGGAACCCCTCAGGTCACGGACCTTCACATCCCCCTACATCAAACCCTCGTAGCAGCCATGGTCATGGTAGATTACTGCACACCATGCCTCAGTTAAGTCCCACACCCAACTCAAATAGCAGCATCAGTAGTTGTGGTAGCAGTGGCAGTCATAAAGCTCATAACCTGAGCGCTGTTGGAGGAAGCAATCTTCCTGCAACAGGCCGCAGTAAGATGGGTCTCGGTGCAGGAATCGGAAGCCGAGAGGAAGGCTCCTCTGtttattcttcttctcttgACAAAATGCAAGATGCCGGCTTGAATAGTCTTAATGCCTTGAGCTCACAAGTAGCCAATTTGCCGAACACAGTTCAGCACATGCTCCTCACTGACACAGTTTtttcacagaggaagagagatggTGGGCAGATGCAACACGGGGCACACGGCATACCCCCGTCTCAGCCCAGAAGCCGAAATGCGAGTGCAGCCTCGAGTACTAGTACAGTTAAAGATGGAGGTGCCGTGGGGACCAGCGATGGTGCCAGCTTAGATGCTGGCGCTGATGAAGAATCCTCATTGATATCTGTCGGAGGTTCGTTAGGGACCAAGGTGGAGCGAGAGGAGCAGTTTTCTGAAGGGGAGCATGCAAGAATAAGGCAGATGAGCGGTGCAAGCAGTGGATCAGAAACAACTGGTTACCCGCATCAATCTCAGAGTCAGACCCAACCACAGACTGGACAAGCCTCAAATGCTAAAACTGTCACTtctgagcagcagagtgaggaaCCTGTTGCATCTGAAGCGAAAGTAAACGAAGCTCACATtccttcatcatcatctccatcttTTGGACGTCAGTCGTCAGAGACTCGTCCAACTTCATATTCAACACCTCCAGTTTCGTCATCCCCTTCATCCACATCCTCCAGTATTCATCCTCGGCCCAATTGTGTCCCAGAGCCCGCTTTAACATACAATGACCACAGAGATGGCCTGAGGAAGACAACAGAAATCAAAAATGAAGTAATCAAAAAGAGTGAATGTGCAGATGAGAAGTCGGAGAAAGGCTTTAGCCACATGCAGCAAGATGGAGAAGTCAATACACAAAATTGCCAGGACAAAGAAAATAGGTTGCACTCTGCATCTAGATTACACAATAATGAGAGGGAAGAAAAGCACAcatctgaggagctgcagaatgCCAGCAGTGTTGGTGTGATTGTTTCAGCTCGGTCTGAGGGAGCTCATACTGACAAAACTAAGCATCCTCAAGACAACAACTGTGTGGAGGAGAAACAGTCGCACGCTTACTTAAAAGAGTCAAGCAGTCATAATGGAGAGGAGGGTGTAGATTTGACCATGTATTCTTCCCATCACCAAAAATTAAACTTTGGACGGCCGCAAAATCCTCCTCATTCTGGTTTGCATAAATATGGCTACCCAGAATCAGCATATGGGTCAGATTTATCCATTAAAACCAAGGGGAGGACTGGCCCAGTGAGTGTAATGGAATCAAATGCCAGATATCTAGGGTTTCAACAGTCACAATCTGGTTATGGCTCTGCGCACTCAAAAGATGCTACTTCTATGCCAGATCCTTTGCTGAAGAGAGGACAAGGAGGGGGGGCTAAAGGTCATGAGGAAAATTCACAGATACAGCAATTTCCAAGCCTTTTGCAGGAGGTTCTTCAAGGTTACAATCTAGACAGACGTTATGGAAGACAAGAACAGGCTTATTCTGCACATCTTCAAGTTCAACAACAGTTTCAAGGCAGACACCCGTATGGTCTGACTGAAGGTATGAGAATGCAGAGTGGAGTAACGGAAGGTTCTCATTCCACCCAGATGAGTAGCTCTGGAAAAGCCCCAACCCAGAGACATGGAAGTGAGCCTGATTTTACCACAGATCCTCAGTCTTCTGTTAAGACAGATTTGTCCAACGCTAAGATTCTGCAGACTGCTGAAAAAACTGAAGTGGGTGTGTCCCAGAGCCATATACCACAGGCTGCAGAGCCTCAGCAACCCCCTCCGAAACATATAAACTTAGCAGACTATTCTCTGCCTCAGAGAAAAGCCTTATCAAATGTGTCCACACCATCTTCTGCTGTGCAGGAGCTGCTTCTACAGGAGCCAGAGCCGCTAACTGGCAGCATTGGTCAAACCGAGTCTCAGAAATCATCAGGCTCCGTATTAGCCCCATCAGAGCGCCGCTCTGTCATCTGTGATGTGTCGCCAAATCGACGCAGCACACCAGAGCGGGACAGggagagcgacagagagagggagcgggagaAAAGTCAGAGTGGAGCCTCTGTGATCCAACAACCATTCTCCTCCCCTGCATTAGCAAGCGATCTCAGTAAAAAAGATACCGGTGGGAAACAAGTGATAAAAATGGAAACACCTAAAGAGGCTGGGGCAGATCCTGCACATTTACAAAGTGAACAACAAGGCAGTAGCGGGGCTAATGAGGCAGATATGGAGTTTCATACCAAGTCTGTTCATTCGTCAGTTGTTATGAATCCTGACCCCTATAGGCGAGGGACTGTTGATATTACTTCATTGCCTTCTCATCCTCTGAGCGCTAATCCTTTATCTTCGCCATCAAGGCATCAGTCGTATCTCCACGGCGTTGATCTGTCAGCCAGTGGCAGTAGTGCATTTCCTAGTTATCGATACGGTGATGCGAGAGAAGGAGGTATCATGTCACGCAGTAATCCCCATTTTCCCTCTCACCATCCCTACCACAATTTATCCCCTCAAGCTCAGACCACAAATAAGCTTCAAATGTACCCTCACCCTCGTGGCCCCCCTCATCACCCGCATGACATGAGTGAGTGGGTAAAAGCAATGAATAGGCCTGCGAAGGAGATGATGTTGCAGCCTGGCTCTTCTCCTGGAAGACACAAGATCAgccagtcagagcagagacagagaatgATCTCTCAAGCTGACCTTCCGGGTGAACAGCACCCGAGTAAAAGTTCACTCCATCATCAAAGCGCTTATTATGACATGAAAATGTGGGAGTCGGCGCACCCAGGAAGAGATGGCGCTCGACTGCTAGAGGCAGACTCCTACTTCAGGACACAGCCACcgccccctcttcctcctcctgcacctgtCGTATCACACGGTCCTGTTTCTCTCCTGTCTCATAGCCAAAGTGCTGCAGAAACTGAAGCCAGAGGAGCCACAGAGGAAGTCAAGCACCCctgcccccttcctcctcctcctcctcctcccccaccacctcctcctgcatccAGCTCCACTAAGCCTCCTGCTGACGCGAACTCTATTCAGCCACAGGTGCAGCGTCAGACTAAATCCGGGGCTTCTGGAGACACAAATCCACTAATGTTGAGGAGGAGAGTTCGTTCTTTTATCTCTCCTATTCCCGCCAAAAGGCAACTCCAGGATGTGTCGCAGCAGAGGGCTGCCACAAATTCTCATCACTCCCCTGGGGCTCAGTCTGAGTTGAGCCATCACAATGAAGATGACTCATCCAGTTCAGATATTCCATGTCCCAGGCTCTCTTCCCCAATGCCAGGAGAAAACACCTTTTCACAACCTCTGTCTCCATCAAGTGGTAACAGCAATGTTTTGCCTTCCAGAAAAGGAAGAGGGTTGAAACTTGAGGCAATAGTGCAGAAAATCACACCAAatattaaaaagccagcggGCCATGCTGATGATGACTCAAATCATTACCCAGGCTTCTCTCACCCAGAAATACCAACATTTAATGATTCGCAGGACCAAGACTTAGCACATTTCCCCAGGGCCACAGGAGGGGACGATAGTTACATGGATGAAAGTCACTCGTTAAACGACATGATTCCCTTTAGAGGAGTTGATGACGCTGGACCTTTACCTCCCTCCGCCTACCCATGTGATTCCCATCAGACGTCTCAAGTCCTCAAACAGCAAGACTTTGACTTTGGATTAGGTGCTGCTGTAGCATCAGGTGACAAGGAAGATTTTGCATTGCTTGGTCCTttaccccctcccccacctcttCCCCGCCCAGTCCAGGGTTCCCCACCTCCGTCTTCATCCGCTCTTTCAGACATCCAGCATTTCACTAACACataccagcagctggagacaagGAGGGGAGAGCAGTCTGCTGCTAACCTCCTTCGACAGAAGCTTCAAGAATCTGGCATAGGATTTGATGATTATCCTGGCAGTGACTACTACGGGACGACCCCACCCCACCACAGCCAAACTCCAGGACACATGCTGAGCAGACATCAGATGTCCTCTAGTAGGTCCAGTCTGTCGCCACAAGACTCAAAGCCACTGGAGAGCGTTGTGCCTAAAGGCTATTTCCCATCTGGCAAGAAAAAGGGCAGGCCTGTCGGGAGCGTGAATAAACAGAAACGGGCTCAGAACCAAGTCCAAACACAGGTCCAAGCTCAGCCTCAAGTCCCAGCACAGAACACAGTTATGACTgcccctcctgctccacccgtTACAGCTTCCGCTGCTGACCCACCCCAGACTGTTGTGCAGACTGCCAGCACCATGTCAGCCCCCACAGCACCTCCGCCGCTGCCTGACAACAAAGACACTCCCCCGCTCGCCCCACCCATTTTAACCCAGGTAGTGAAGGTGGACGTTGAGATCGAGGAGACACAGCCTGAGATAGAGGTTAAACCAGCGCGACGGAGACGCAGAGGTGTGAAGGATGAAGATGAGCCGCTGGAAGCAAGAGGacgacagaggaggaggaggagaggggcggCTCCAgcaccgcccccacccccacccatgGCCAAAGATGACCCTGAAACACCTTTAGGGGCGGTCGGGAGTTTTGGCGCAAATAGAGTTTTTGCAGATCCAAATAGAAAAGGTGTGTTTGTTCCTCACATACACGTGGAAAAAAAAGTACCAGAGATTGGGGCAGTGTGCACCATTGTAAACGCTGAGGAGGACAAGATGAAAGGAGAGCGTAGTGCAGTTGGAGGGAAAGCAGGCGCGAGTGGAATTGATTCTCTCCTGACCTCAGCTCTTTCCTCACAGTTATCtaggagagacagagaaacagagaaaagggaGACAGATGAGGTGGAAACTAGACTTCAGTCAGGAAAAGCACTTCCTTCATCTGGCTATGTTGTTTCAGGTCCTGTGATTACAGAGACCAATCACTCTGGCCGCTTGCTTTGCTGTCTCTGCCAGAAATGGGCAAATTACAAGCACCTCGGAGATCTCTACGGGCCTTTCTATCCAGCAGAATATGCTGCGAAGCTCCCCAAGAATCAGCCGCAGGTCAGACAGTGTCAGACAACCACAGGCACAAACAAAGCAGGACCAAATTCAGACATGAGCTcaaatgctttgagcactatccAAGATGCACAAACACAAGATGCTCCGCTTACCAAGCCCTCGAGTGAGAGTGACTACAGCATCAAGCTGGATTCTAACTCAACAACTCTTAACACTACAGTCAGAATTGCCTCCCCCGCTGGGGTAGAGGAAATGATGATGCCTGTGGCTGGCAAGTTTGGGAGCACCActttgtcttcttcctcctccaccgccttcAAACCGTCTATTACCTGGGACATGAATCTGGATATCCGACCGATCCCCGAACTTAAGAGGGAGCCCGATCTTGaaactgaccagcagcagcctcagaagCCGTGGCAGCAACCAGCAGATGAAGCTCAACAGCGACCTCAACACCGAAAGCTGACCTCGCATCCCCGCTTTAAAAGGAGGCACAAGTCCAGCGAGGATTCCCCCCGAATGGTTCCATCCAACAGCAAAGCGTCTCTGCCCTTCCAGCCCCCTCCCCCGGCCCTGGACTCCCTGGGACCCCTGGCACAGCTCGCACAGTTGCCTCAAATGCCCATGGACCCCGAGGAGCTGTGGGTCCACGAAGGATGTATAGTGTGGACCAGTGGGGTGTATCTGGTCAATGGGAGACTGTACGGCCTGCAGGAGGCACTAGATGGCGCCAGAGAAACAGTGAGTGtcctcagtgtttgtttgaCCTGATATGTTTTGGAATTGCTCAAGTTTATagttttttgtttacttttgtgaCTGCTGTAATTATTTGATTAATCAGTTGACAAAATGCAGAATTTGTTAGTTTTCATCTACTCTCACATCCTCCCTTCACTGACAGTCCAATATCATCTTTCCACAGTGTTGCTCATACTGTGAGATGGTTGGTTCAACGCTGGGCTGCTACAGTAAAGGCTGTACTCTTCGCTATCACTACTTGTGTGCTATTGAAGCAGGTGAGTGGATGCATTGAACACAGCTGTTAATGTAGAACACAGATAATGCCCACAGGACTCACTCAGTGTGGCTTTCCTCTGCTCCCTCTGCCAGACTGCTCTCTGAATGAAGACAACTTCTCACTGCGGTGTCCGAAGCACAAGGTAAAGAAGGAGAGGTTGGTTACCGTAATTTAGTCTTGCTGTAGTTTCACAACTTGAAATGTCTTTTCCAAAACCTTTCACTTGATTGAGTGTCATTAATTTTCCCAatcttcctccatctcctttGGTTTCTTCTCTGCTTCGTTCAGTTTACCCAGAGCATCCGGCCAGCCAAGTCAGTGTACCTGGAGCAGTCAGAGAGAGGCTGAGACAAACGGAGAGGACGACGACGCATATGTCTCTGGGAACTgtaagtttgtttgtttcaaatcTCTTTCTGATTTTGATCCTCAACCTTTTCACTGCTTTCGTGTCCTTGCTGCCAGGATTTCTACTTCTCATCATAACTGCAAAAACTGGCCAGAAGTGGCTAAATAGATGTTGTTGTCCATATTCACATGATTGAAGTGGCCCTGCAGGATCTGTGTGGACCTCAGCTCCTCTGATCATTTAGAAACAGTTTCCAAGAATATTGTAAGTTTTAAGTTATTTCagggtaaaaacagaaacactcactcATTGTGCATTTTTTGATATTTCTATCACCATAAATTCAAATTATATCCAGTTGATATTCAGAGGGGTGTTCAGGTAGCTTTACCGTGTTTACATgaacatgagtgtgtttgtatTAACATCAGTCGCCTGGTtgtgacaatgttttcaaagtctccttttgtgtttgtacatgtcAGCATCACACCTCAAGTCCATGAAGCATTTATTCTGCGTTTGAGGAATTCGTTTGTTTGTGGGGTTTTCACAAAGACACCAGGATGCTGTTTGTTTCCCTTCTGTTGTTAAAAATTCTCAGTTTTAATGTTGGTTTGAGTCTATTTCAAAAACTCATTGGTAAGTTTCAGAAATGGCGAAAGTTGTGGACAATATGAACGCAACAGAAGAAGCAGATTTCTGAACAGTTTTAGTCCAAGTGGCTGCAGCTGATTTGGAGCACAATACCTGTCATGTTACATTTAATACAAGATGAATGAGTCAGACTCTGAAAGTGCTCATTTATTGATCTGTTGAACACACAGCTCTGGACTCTGCATATTTTTCTATCTGCAGCGATTGTGCcgagaaatgtgtgttttagctGATTTTGATAATTACAGGCTGGTCAATTCTAATCATTGATGAGAATGTTTTGCCTTCACTAtgcatgtttgatttaaaaaaacctcCTGCAAAGCTTTTAATTTATGCATGCAGGTTAATTTCATCGTCTTCACTCCAGGACATCTTAACGCTTTACagcaaactttatttattaaacatcCCTGAGTAAATTTCTGCACAGTAAAAGTGACATCAAAAGAATTAGCACCTTTCTgataaagttttgaaaatagaGCTGGTGATGAACTGAAAAAGTCCCGTTTATTAGTCTCAACGTTGGTAAAGTGATTTACTTTAATGAACACCTGTTGAGAcgacttgaaaaagaaaagctatgTGGGCTGTCGTCTTATTTGTTGACTGTATTGCAAAATTACATCCAGCTTTTCCAATTAGGGGTTAGTTTACAATatatcttttccttttttttttcctcctttttcccccACATATCAAAtgtcacactgaaaaaaattcatttgttttccagCACACTTATGAAATGATGTTCGGTGGATAAAGGCCACCACCTATTCACAATTACAAGCGTTCATCCAGAAAACAGTAATTATTCCATTATTTTTGTCATTATGAGGCGCGGTTTAAACTCTGCTGCCTCAcgttagttttttttgtttgtttttaccgtCCTCTAATTCCACGCCGTGtagctcagctcctctttcttGACGGATTCTTGGACTGGTGTCGGAGGAGAGTCGTCCAGctctcacactcctcctcagctcACCTCAGCGGCTGCGCTGCTGCTTGTCGCTCGCCGTCACTCCCTCCCCCTCACTCTCAGTCCATCCTGTCCTCATGGAAACTGAGTGTGCGTGCTGTTTCACTCTCTTTCTGTACCTGTAAGAATCGGAAGGCTGAGTGAAAGGTGAGGaggttttttttggaaatagATCAGTGAAGACGAGGAATGTAACAGGCATCGCGAGACAATTAAAAATCTATACAAATCTGTGACAAATGAAATGGgtggaatttaaaaaataaaagcatcgcGAAGCAAACGGAAGAGGGCGCAATCTGGTTTTTTGAGCGCTTCCTTCGCGTTTTCAACGTCCAGCAAATGCAGAATGGAGTGGCGAGCTCAACGAACCAACAGTATCTGCAAATATTGCAATTAGCCTTTGATTGTTTATCGAAGAGATTTTCTTCAAAGTTTATTTTATGTGAAATCTGTGTTCAAATTAGGTTTAAATGATTAGCTTTTTCTTAAGACAAAAGATATTTTCAGTTATTGTATTACAAAGAATAGTGAAATATGCCTCAGTTGGTGCCTTAGTCAGTCATTGTACCAACCTCGGGAATAAAAAGAAGTTTAATTTGATATagtattgaaaagaaaatgacaaaaagcagtgtaaaaaatttaaatgactTCAGTCACAATTTGTCTGGAA includes these proteins:
- the tcf20 gene encoding transcription factor 20 isoform X1, with the translated sequence MQNFSNSPAPPSLPPGFSGRGGGGPPYPPQPAEPQISPRMTDDYVAMQQQSLHRGHHHPTQASHILAYSARNRGALELPPSQGNIHSGSSNNPYRKDAMDYYFSMGGKDRHRRGGMAYGGGFGYPNLDGHIPHQYRHPGSSTTPSSGLMSPYPVDYASSGGSGGGAGAFSPSHQYNISQSPAMQSVPGSQMQHRQHGQTFPAVHHAQQHRSYPHSGHRMTPQYAHYSPQGAASTGSSGMYSPPPQRYLDGAASAGFDPKVNSSPSVNSSSNSISSSVTANNVGPMENVPQSYHASNYPGYSPQTHSLHKQATLQHRNSQHNLGVGYDNSLKMQHQGPSPGSVYAKHHQASNSSLPQPASQEIAKSPMHPNAQQTQINQNFSPISNPSPAASAVHSPSCSSSPSPLMGVSEAHGNPSGHGPSHPPTSNPRSSHGHGRLLHTMPQLSPTPNSNSSISSCGSSGSHKAHNLSAVGGSNLPATGRSKMGLGAGIGSREEGSSVYSSSLDKMQDAGLNSLNALSSQVANLPNTVQHMLLTDTVFSQRKRDGGQMQHGAHGIPPSQPRSRNASAASSTSTVKDGGAVGTSDGASLDAGADEESSLISVGGSLGTKVEREEQFSEGEHARIRQMSGASSGSETTGYPHQSQSQTQPQTGQASNAKTVTSEQQSEEPVASEAKVNEAHIPSSSSPSFGRQSSETRPTSYSTPPVSSSPSSTSSSIHPRPNCVPEPALTYNDHRDGLRKTTEIKNEVIKKSECADEKSEKGFSHMQQDGEVNTQNCQDKENRLHSASRLHNNEREEKHTSEELQNASSVGVIVSARSEGAHTDKTKHPQDNNCVEEKQSHAYLKESSSHNGEEGVDLTMYSSHHQKLNFGRPQNPPHSGLHKYGYPESAYGSDLSIKTKGRTGPVSVMESNARYLGFQQSQSGYGSAHSKDATSMPDPLLKRGQGGGAKGHEENSQIQQFPSLLQEVLQGYNLDRRYGRQEQAYSAHLQVQQQFQGRHPYGLTEGMRMQSGVTEGSHSTQMSSSGKAPTQRHGSEPDFTTDPQSSVKTDLSNAKILQTAEKTEVGVSQSHIPQAAEPQQPPPKHINLADYSLPQRKALSNVSTPSSAVQELLLQEPEPLTGSIGQTESQKSSGSVLAPSERRSVICDVSPNRRSTPERDRESDREREREKSQSGASVIQQPFSSPALASDLSKKDTGGKQVIKMETPKEAGADPAHLQSEQQGSSGANEADMEFHTKSVHSSVVMNPDPYRRGTVDITSLPSHPLSANPLSSPSRHQSYLHGVDLSASGSSAFPSYRYGDAREGGIMSRSNPHFPSHHPYHNLSPQAQTTNKLQMYPHPRGPPHHPHDMSEWVKAMNRPAKEMMLQPGSSPGRHKISQSEQRQRMISQADLPGEQHPSKSSLHHQSAYYDMKMWESAHPGRDGARLLEADSYFRTQPPPPLPPPAPVVSHGPVSLLSHSQSAAETEARGATEEVKHPCPLPPPPPPPPPPPPASSSTKPPADANSIQPQVQRQTKSGASGDTNPLMLRRRVRSFISPIPAKRQLQDVSQQRAATNSHHSPGAQSELSHHNEDDSSSSDIPCPRLSSPMPGENTFSQPLSPSSGNSNVLPSRKGRGLKLEAIVQKITPNIKKPAGHADDDSNHYPGFSHPEIPTFNDSQDQDLAHFPRATGGDDSYMDESHSLNDMIPFRGVDDAGPLPPSAYPCDSHQTSQVLKQQDFDFGLGAAVASGDKEDFALLGPLPPPPPLPRPVQGSPPPSSSALSDIQHFTNTYQQLETRRGEQSAANLLRQKLQESGIGFDDYPGSDYYGTTPPHHSQTPGHMLSRHQMSSSRSSLSPQDSKPLESVVPKGYFPSGKKKGRPVGSVNKQKRAQNQVQTQVQAQPQVPAQNTVMTAPPAPPVTASAADPPQTVVQTASTMSAPTAPPPLPDNKDTPPLAPPILTQVVKVDVEIEETQPEIEVKPARRRRRGVKDEDEPLEARGRQRRRRRGAAPAPPPPPPMAKDDPETPLGAVGSFGANRVFADPNRKGVFVPHIHVEKKVPEIGAVCTIVNAEEDKMKGERSAVGGKAGASGIDSLLTSALSSQLSRRDRETEKRETDEVETRLQSGKALPSSGYVVSGPVITETNHSGRLLCCLCQKWANYKHLGDLYGPFYPAEYAAKLPKNQPQVRQCQTTTGTNKAGPNSDMSSNALSTIQDAQTQDAPLTKPSSESDYSIKLDSNSTTLNTTVRIASPAGVEEMMMPVAGKFGSTTLSSSSSTAFKPSITWDMNLDIRPIPELKREPDLETDQQQPQKPWQQPADEAQQRPQHRKLTSHPRFKRRHKSSEDSPRMVPSNSKASLPFQPPPPALDSLGPLAQLAQLPQMPMDPEELWVHEGCIVWTSGVYLVNGRLYGLQEALDGARETCCSYCEMVGSTLGCYSKGCTLRYHYLCAIEADCSLNEDNFSLRCPKHKVKKESLPRASGQPSQCTWSSQREAETNGEDDDAYVSGNC
- the tcf20 gene encoding transcription factor 20 isoform X2 produces the protein MQNFSNSPAPPSLPPGFSGRGGGGPPYPPQPAEPQISPRMTDDYVAMQQQSLHRGHHHPTQASHILAYSARNRGALELPPSQGNIHSGSSNNPYRKDAMDYYFSMGGKDRHRRGGMAYGGGFGYPNLDGHIPHQYRHPGSSTTPSSGLMSPYPVDYASSGGSGGGAGAFSPSHQYNISQSPAMQSVPGSQMQHRQHGQTFPAVHHAQQHRSYPHSGHRMTPQYAHYSPQGAASTGSSGMYSPPPQRYLDGAASAGFDPKVNSSPSVNSSSNSISSSVTANNVGPMENVPQSYHASNYPGYSPQTHSLHKQATLQHRNSQHNLGVGYDNSLKMQHQGPSPGSVYAKHHQASNSSLPQPASQEIAKSPMHPNAQQTQINQNFSPISNPSPAASAVHSPSCSSSPSPLMGVSEAHGNPSGHGPSHPPTSNPRSSHGHGRLLHTMPQLSPTPNSNSSISSCGSSGSHKAHNLSAVGGSNLPATGRSKMGLGAGIGSREEGSSVYSSSLDKMQDAGLNSLNALSSQVANLPNTVQHMLLTDTVFSQRKRDGGQMQHGAHGIPPSQPRSRNASAASSTSTVKDGGAVGTSDGASLDAGADEESSLISVGGSLGTKVEREEQFSEGEHARIRQMSGASSGSETTGYPHQSQSQTQPQTGQASNAKTVTSEQQSEEPVASEAKVNEAHIPSSSSPSFGRQSSETRPTSYSTPPVSSSPSSTSSSIHPRPNCVPEPALTYNDHRDGLRKTTEIKNEVIKKSECADEKSEKGFSHMQQDGEVNTQNCQDKENRLHSASRLHNNEREEKHTSEELQNASSVGVIVSARSEGAHTDKTKHPQDNNCVEEKQSHAYLKESSSHNGEEGVDLTMYSSHHQKLNFGRPQNPPHSGLHKYGYPESAYGSDLSIKTKGRTGPVSVMESNARYLGFQQSQSGYGSAHSKDATSMPDPLLKRGQGGGAKGHEENSQIQQFPSLLQEVLQGYNLDRRYGRQEQAYSAHLQVQQQFQGRHPYGLTEGMRMQSGVTEGSHSTQMSSSGKAPTQRHGSEPDFTTDPQSSVKTDLSNAKILQTAEKTEVGVSQSHIPQAAEPQQPPPKHINLADYSLPQRKALSNVSTPSSAVQELLLQEPEPLTGSIGQTESQKSSGSVLAPSERRSVICDVSPNRRSTPERDRESDREREREKSQSGASVIQQPFSSPALASDLSKKDTGGKQVIKMETPKEAGADPAHLQSEQQGSSGANEADMEFHTKSVHSSVVMNPDPYRRGTVDITSLPSHPLSANPLSSPSRHQSYLHGVDLSASGSSAFPSYRYGDAREGGIMSRSNPHFPSHHPYHNLSPQAQTTNKLQMYPHPRGPPHHPHDMSEWVKAMNRPAKEMMLQPGSSPGRHKISQSEQRQRMISQADLPGEQHPSKSSLHHQSAYYDMKMWESAHPGRDGARLLEADSYFRTQPPPPLPPPAPVVSHGPVSLLSHSQSAAETEARGATEEVKHPCPLPPPPPPPPPPPPASSSTKPPADANSIQPQVQRQTKSGASGDTNPLMLRRRVRSFISPIPAKRQLQDVSQQRAATNSHHSPGAQSELSHHNEDDSSSSDIPCPRLSSPMPGENTFSQPLSPSSGNSNVLPSRKGRGLKLEAIVQKITPNIKKPAGHADDDSNHYPGFSHPEIPTFNDSQDQDLAHFPRATGGDDSYMDESHSLNDMIPFRGVDDAGPLPPSAYPCDSHQTSQVLKQQDFDFGLGAAVASGDKEDFALLGPLPPPPPLPRPVQGSPPPSSSALSDIQHFTNTYQQLETRRGEQSAANLLRQKLQESGIGFDDYPGSDYYGTTPPHHSQTPGHMLSRHQMSSSRSSLSPQDSKPLESVVPKGYFPSGKKKGRPVGSVNKQKRAQNQVQTQVQAQPQVPAQNTVMTAPPAPPVTASAADPPQTVVQTASTMSAPTAPPPLPDNKDTPPLAPPILTQVVKVDVEIEETQPEIEVKPARRRRRGVKDEDEPLEARGRQRRRRRGAAPAPPPPPPMAKDDPETPLGAVGSFGANRVFADPNRKGVFVPHIHVEKKVPEIGAVCTIVNAEEDKMKGERSAVGGKAGASGIDSLLTSALSSQLSRRDRETEKRETDEVETRLQSGKALPSSGYVVSGPVITETNHSGRLLCCLCQKWANYKHLGDLYGPFYPAEYAAKLPKNQPQVRQCQTTTGTNKAGPNSDMSSNALSTIQDAQTQDAPLTKPSSESDYSIKLDSNSTTLNTTVRIASPAGVEEMMMPVAGKFGSTTLSSSSSTAFKPSITWDMNLDIRPIPELKREPDLETDQQQPQKPWQQPADEAQQRPQHRKLTSHPRFKRRHKSSEDSPRMVPSNSKASLPFQPPPPALDSLGPLAQLAQLPQMPMDPEELWVHEGCIVWTSGVYLVNGRLYGLQEALDGARETCCSYCEMVGSTLGCYSKGCTLRYHYLCAIEADCSLNEDNFSLRCPKHKFTQSIRPAKSVYLEQSERG